CTGGTTGATCGACCGCTTCGGCCCGCGCCGGGTCATTGGTTGGTCCACCGGCCTGTGGGGCGCGTTCCAGACATTGGCGGCGTTCGCCACCGGTGGCCTGTCGCTGATGTTCGCCCGGGTTGCCCTGGGCGCTGCGGAGGCGCCCTTGTTCCCCTCGGGCGGCAAACTCAACTCTTTGTGGCTGGGCGCCAACGAGCGCAGCCGCGGCGCGGTGCTGATGGATTGCGGCGGCCCGCTGGGTGCGGCCTTGGGCGGCTTGATCATCGCCTACCTGATCGCCGTGCTTGGCTCGTGGCGCATCGCCTTCTTCGTCGCCGGTATCGCCACATTGGCCATGGCCTGGCTGGCCTGGCACTACCTGCGCGACAACCCCGCCGAGCATGCCGCCGTCAATGCCGCCGAGCTGGACAAAATCAACGACGGCCGCGCTGTACCGTTGGCCGAGGCGGCGCAACGGCCGGCCAAGGGGCTGGGCATCGCGCCCCGTTCGCTCACCGGCATCCTGTTGGGCCGCGCCAGTTGGGCGATGGTGTTCTTCGGCTTGCTGACCTGGGGGCCGAGCTACCTGGCCCATGCCCGTGGTTTTGACATCAAGGGTATCGGGGCGGCCACGTTCATCATCTTCCTGTGTGGCGCGGTGGGCTCGCTGGTGGGCGGCTTCCTGTGCGACACCCTGATCCGCAAGGGCGTGCGCCGTGGTTTGGCCGCCAAAGGGCTGCTGACGTTCTCGGGCCTGGTGGCGCTGTGCGCCTTCCTGCTGCTGCCCGGCCTGAGCGACGCCTACGCGGCTGTGGCGCTACTGTCGCTGACGGCGTTCTTCCTGATGTGGGGCAGCTTGTACTGGAGCTTCCCGGCGTTGCTCGCGGCACCGTCGCGGGTGGGCCTGATCGGTGGGGTGATGAATCTGGCCGGCAGCCTGGGCGGCATCGTGGTGCCGATTCTGGTGGGCGTGCTGTTGCAGCATCTGGGCGGCTACCCGGCCGTGCTCGGCTTTTTTGCCCTGTGCTCGGGGCTGTTCATCGTCGGCACGCTGTTGATCTCGCTGGACAAGACCGAGGTACACCATGGCTGAGTTGTACGAAGGGCCGATCGTCGATGCCCATCATCACTTCTGGGACCCGCTGAACAACCCGCACCCGTGGCTGTCGGCCAGCCAGAACATTCCGTTTCGTTACGGGGATTACACTGCCATCAAGCGGCGCTACTTCCCCGAGGATTACCTGCGTGATGCGGGCACCCATCAGGTGGTCGAAACCGTCTACGTGGAAACCGAATGGGACCCGCGTGACCCCGTGGGTGAAACGCGCTTCATCCATGGCCTGGCAGCCCGTTACGGGGCGCCCAATGCCGTGGTGGCCCAGGCCTGGCTGGATGCGCCGGACGCCGCCCGGGTGCTGGCCGAGCAGGCGGCTTTCGAGCGGGTGCGCAGCGTACGCCACAAGCCCGGCGGGCCATCGTGCCCCGCGGAGGTCGGGCGCCTGCACAGCCTGATGAGCGACGTGAACTGGCGCGATGGCTATGCGCAGCTTGCGCGCCATGGCCTGCATTTCGACCTGCAGACCCCGTGGTGGAACCTCGATGAAGCGGCCCGCCTGGCGCGCGACTTCCCCGACACGTTGCTGATTCTGAACCACGCCGGCCTGCCGTCGGACCGCAGCCCCCAGGGCCTGGCGGACTGGCACGCGGCCATGGCGCGGTTTGCCGAATGCGACAACGTGGCGGTGAAGATTTCGGGCATAGGCCAGGCCGGCCAACCCTGGCGTGCCGAGGACAACGCCTGGATCGTGCGCCGGGTCATCGCGTTGTTTGGCAGCGAGCGGGCGATGTTTGCCAGCAACTTCCCGGTCGATGGCCTGTGCGGCAGCTTCGACACCATTTATGGCGGCTTCAAGCAGATTGTCGCCGACCTGCCGCACACCGCCCAGCAACAGCTTTTCTACAGCAACGCACGGCGCCTGTACCGCACCGTGCCCGACACCTTGCGCGTCAATCAGGTGTTGCCCCACACAAGGACCCCCGCATGAACAAGCCAACCTTTCCACGCCTGGCCATGGTACTGGGTGACCCGGCCGGTATCGGGCCTGAACTGATCGCCCGCCTGCTGGCCGAGCCCGAGGTACGCGGCAAGGCGCACGTGGTGCTGATTGCCGATGAGCAGGAGATGCGCCGCGGCATGCAGATCGCGGGTTGTGAGTTCCCGTACCGGCGTATCGATTCGCTCGACGTACTGGATTTTGCCGATGACACGCCGCTTCTGTTCCCTTATCGCGGCGCTGCACAGGGTGAGTTCCCGCGTAGCGAAGCCAGCGTGATTGGCGGGCGTTACAGCCTCGACACCTTGGCCGTGGCGCTGGAGCTCACCGACACGGGCAAGACCGACGCCATCCTGTTCGGCCCGCTGAACAAAACCTCGCTGCACATGGCCGGCATGGGCCACAGTGACGAGCTGCACTGGTTTGCCGAGCGCCTGAATTTCAGCGGGCCGTTCTGTGAGTTCAACGTGCTCGATGCCCTGTGGACTTCGCGGGTGACCTCCCACGTGGCATTGGCCGAGGTGCCCGGCATGCTCAGCCAGGCGCGAGTGCTCGAAGCCATTGGCCTGATCGACACCGCGCTCAAGCGCAACGGTTTGCAGCGCCCACGCATCGGCGTGTGTGGCCTGAACCCGCACAACGGCGACAACGGCAGCTTTGGCCGCGAAGAGCTGGACATCATCGGCCCGGCGGTGCAGCTGGCGCGCGAGCAAGGCATCGACGCCGACGGCCCCTACCCGGGGGACACGATCTTCTTGAAGGTGCAGGGCGATGCCCAGGCCTTTGACGCGGTGGTGACCATGTACCACGACCAGGGCCAGATCGCCATCAAGCTGATGGGCTTCTCTCGGGGTGTCACGGTGCAGGGTGGCCTGCCGATCCCGATCACCACCCCGGCCCACGGCACCGCATTCGACATTGCGGGCCAGGGCAAGGCCAATGTCGGCGCTACCCGCCAGGCCTTCGAGATTGCCTGCCGCATGGGGCGCAACGCCTGCTTATAGGTATTGGTCGCCTGTGAAATCGAGCGCCGCCCTTGCGGCGCATCGCGGATAAATCCGCTCCTACACGGGCCCTTGTAGGAGCGGATTTATCCGCGATGCGCCGCAGGGCGGCGCTCAATCTATACACCAACATCCACCTCAAACCGAACACCCCCAAACCATCCGATAACCCCACCACCCCCGAACCGCAAAAAGGTATTACCCCAGGCTATCGATGGATACGCATAAGTGATTATCCAGCCAGGCCTTCCCCCTCTAAAGTCGCCCCAACACCAACAACAAAAAGCCCGCCCCAAAGCGTCCCGGGGCACACAGGGCACCAACGGGGACACCTCCATGAGCGATCACGCCAGCTCCCTGGCTTCGGCCATTTCCACCAGCCGCGCGCGGCTACTGCCCTTTCTCATCCTGATGTACGTCCTGGCCTTCATCGACCGCGCCAACGTCGGTTACGCCCGGGCCTTCCTGCAGGCTGACACCGGCCTGAGCGACGTCGCCTTCGCTTTCGGTGCCAGTATCTTCTTCATCGGCTACGCCTGTTTCGAGGTGCCCAGCAACCTGATGCTGCACCGGCTGGGCGCCCGCGTCTGGCTGTGCCGCATCATGGTCACCTGGGGCCTGGTCAGCGCGGCGATGATGTTTGCCGACAACGCCACCACCTTCTACGTGCTGCGCTTCTTGCTGGGCATTGCCGAGGCCGGCTTCTTCCCCGGCATCATCCTCTACCTCACCTACTGGTTCCCGCAGCGCAGCCGCGCCCAGGCGCTGGGCCTGTTCTACTTTGGCCTGCCGCTGGCGCTGGTGCTGGGTGGCCCGTTGTCGGGCTGGCTGCTGGAGTTTCATGACGTGTTCGGCCTGCGCAACTGGCAGTGGCTGTTCGTGGTTGAAGGGCTGCTGGCTTCGCTGGTGGGCATTGCCGCCTACTTCTACCTGGTTGACCGCCCACGCCATGCCCGCTGGCTGAGCGATGCGCAAAAGGATGCACTGGAAAGCCAACTGGCCGAAGAAGACGCACAAAAGCAGGCCCAAGGCCCGCACGGCTTCCTGGGCGCATTGCGCAACGGCCAGGTGATGAAGTTCTGCCTGGTGTATTTCACCGTGCAGATGAGCGTGTACGGCGTGGTGTTCTACCTGCCGACGCGCATTGCCAGCTTCCTCGATGGCGAGGTGGGCCTGAGCGTGGGCCTGTACACCGCCATCCCCTGGGCCTGCGCCCTGGTGGTGACGCGCCTGGTCACCCGCCATGCCGACCGCACCGGCAAGCATCGCCAACTGGCGGTGGCCATGTTGGCCATGGCCGCGGCGGGCATTGCTGCCTCGGCACTGGCCGGCAGCCTGCCACTGGTGGTGCTGGCGTTCTGTTTCGCCGCCGCAGGCTTTGTTGCCGTGCAGCCGCTGTTCTGGACCTTGCCCACCGGCTACCTCAGCGGCGCGGCCGCCGCCAGTGGCATCGCCCTGATCAACTCGCTGGGCAACCTCGGCGGCTTCGTGGCACCCAACCTCAAGACCCTCACCGAAACCCTGTTCGCCGACCCGCGCGCGGGCATGTTCGCCCTGGCGATCGTGGGCGTGCTGGGGGCCTGGCTGCTGTCCCGGCTCAAATCCTCCAAACCCACGCCTGCCGCGCTGGAACCGGCGCAGGTTGGCTGATCAACACGCTCTATTGAAAGGAACCTGCAAGCATGAAAATCACAGCCGTTCGTACCCGTGTTTTTGAATGGAAAGGCAAGGTCGTGCCGCCCCAGGCGCACTTCTGCACCAACGCCAGTGACATCCTGTTCGAGCGTGGCGATGCCATGGGCTCGTTCCGCTTCCACGGCTGGCTGGTGGTCGAGATCGAGACCGACACCGGCATCGTCGGCATCGGCAACTGCGCCCTGGCACCGCGCGTGGCCAAGGAAATCATCGACCTGTACCTGGCGCCGATCTGCATTGGCGAAGACCCGTTCGACAGCGAGTACATCTGGCAGAAAATGTACCGCCGCACCCACGCCTGGGGCCGCAAGGGCATCGGCATGGCGGCCATTTCGGCAATCGACCTGGCGATCTGGGACATCATGGGCAAGGCGGTGAACAAGCCGGTGTTCAAGCTGCTGGGTGGCCGCACCAAGGAAAAGATCTGGACCTACGCCTCCAAGCTGTACGCTAACGACAACCTCGACCTGTTCCTCGAAGAAGCCCAGGGCTACCTCAACCAAGGCTTCACCGCCCTGAAGATGCGCTTCGGCTACGGCCCCAAGGACGGCCCGGCCGGCATGCGCCGCAACATCGAGCAAGTGCGCGCCCTGCGTGAACTGGCCGGCCCGGACGTGGACATCATGCTCGAATGCTACATGGGCTGGACGCTGGAATATGCCCGCCGAATGCTGCCGAAACTGGCCGAATTCGAGCCGCGCTGGTTGGAAGAGCCAGTCATCGCCGACGACATCGAAGGTTATATCGAGCTGAAGAAGATGGGCATCATGCCGATCTCCGGCGGCG
The genomic region above belongs to Pseudomonas sp. PSKL.D1 and contains:
- a CDS encoding MFS transporter, with amino-acid sequence MAQAHTTVLHAGQSADTPVALKASNVRWRIFAIIFALTVINLIDRVSLSIAMPTIAAEFELSPSMQGLILSSFFWAYALLQIPGGWLIDRFGPRRVIGWSTGLWGAFQTLAAFATGGLSLMFARVALGAAEAPLFPSGGKLNSLWLGANERSRGAVLMDCGGPLGAALGGLIIAYLIAVLGSWRIAFFVAGIATLAMAWLAWHYLRDNPAEHAAVNAAELDKINDGRAVPLAEAAQRPAKGLGIAPRSLTGILLGRASWAMVFFGLLTWGPSYLAHARGFDIKGIGAATFIIFLCGAVGSLVGGFLCDTLIRKGVRRGLAAKGLLTFSGLVALCAFLLLPGLSDAYAAVALLSLTAFFLMWGSLYWSFPALLAAPSRVGLIGGVMNLAGSLGGIVVPILVGVLLQHLGGYPAVLGFFALCSGLFIVGTLLISLDKTEVHHG
- a CDS encoding amidohydrolase family protein, translating into MAELYEGPIVDAHHHFWDPLNNPHPWLSASQNIPFRYGDYTAIKRRYFPEDYLRDAGTHQVVETVYVETEWDPRDPVGETRFIHGLAARYGAPNAVVAQAWLDAPDAARVLAEQAAFERVRSVRHKPGGPSCPAEVGRLHSLMSDVNWRDGYAQLARHGLHFDLQTPWWNLDEAARLARDFPDTLLILNHAGLPSDRSPQGLADWHAAMARFAECDNVAVKISGIGQAGQPWRAEDNAWIVRRVIALFGSERAMFASNFPVDGLCGSFDTIYGGFKQIVADLPHTAQQQLFYSNARRLYRTVPDTLRVNQVLPHTRTPA
- a CDS encoding 4-hydroxythreonine-4-phosphate dehydrogenase PdxA, with amino-acid sequence MNKPTFPRLAMVLGDPAGIGPELIARLLAEPEVRGKAHVVLIADEQEMRRGMQIAGCEFPYRRIDSLDVLDFADDTPLLFPYRGAAQGEFPRSEASVIGGRYSLDTLAVALELTDTGKTDAILFGPLNKTSLHMAGMGHSDELHWFAERLNFSGPFCEFNVLDALWTSRVTSHVALAEVPGMLSQARVLEAIGLIDTALKRNGLQRPRIGVCGLNPHNGDNGSFGREELDIIGPAVQLAREQGIDADGPYPGDTIFLKVQGDAQAFDAVVTMYHDQGQIAIKLMGFSRGVTVQGGLPIPITTPAHGTAFDIAGQGKANVGATRQAFEIACRMGRNACL
- a CDS encoding MFS transporter — encoded protein: MSDHASSLASAISTSRARLLPFLILMYVLAFIDRANVGYARAFLQADTGLSDVAFAFGASIFFIGYACFEVPSNLMLHRLGARVWLCRIMVTWGLVSAAMMFADNATTFYVLRFLLGIAEAGFFPGIILYLTYWFPQRSRAQALGLFYFGLPLALVLGGPLSGWLLEFHDVFGLRNWQWLFVVEGLLASLVGIAAYFYLVDRPRHARWLSDAQKDALESQLAEEDAQKQAQGPHGFLGALRNGQVMKFCLVYFTVQMSVYGVVFYLPTRIASFLDGEVGLSVGLYTAIPWACALVVTRLVTRHADRTGKHRQLAVAMLAMAAAGIAASALAGSLPLVVLAFCFAAAGFVAVQPLFWTLPTGYLSGAAAASGIALINSLGNLGGFVAPNLKTLTETLFADPRAGMFALAIVGVLGAWLLSRLKSSKPTPAALEPAQVG
- a CDS encoding L-lyxonate dehydratase, giving the protein MKITAVRTRVFEWKGKVVPPQAHFCTNASDILFERGDAMGSFRFHGWLVVEIETDTGIVGIGNCALAPRVAKEIIDLYLAPICIGEDPFDSEYIWQKMYRRTHAWGRKGIGMAAISAIDLAIWDIMGKAVNKPVFKLLGGRTKEKIWTYASKLYANDNLDLFLEEAQGYLNQGFTALKMRFGYGPKDGPAGMRRNIEQVRALRELAGPDVDIMLECYMGWTLEYARRMLPKLAEFEPRWLEEPVIADDIEGYIELKKMGIMPISGGEHEFTGHGFKDLLERRAVDVIQYDTNRVGGITAARKINAMAEAWSVPVIPHAGQMHNYHLTMASTASPMAEFFPVFDVEVGNELFYYVFKGEPQPVNGYIQLDDDKPGLGLEISEEYLSDFNIIE